The Chryseobacterium glaciei DNA window GCCACAGGAAGTTTTATTTTCAAGTCTGGAAATAATTCCTGTGCAATTTGTGTTGTAGCTTTTATAGAAGTACACTTTTCATTTGCTAAAATATAGCGTTCGCCATTTTTCCCTTTTGTTGCAGCTAAATAACAACCTTCTGCAACATCTTTTACATCAATCCAATTTAAAGTGATGTTTGTTTCAACCGGGATTTGTTTTTCAATAATTAAGGAGATAATGTTGTAAGAAACGCTTAAAGGTTTAAAAGCGGTGCTGCCAATCATTGCAGATGGTAAAACGGCAACCAATTCTATATTGTGCTTTTGGGCCAATTCAAAAGCTAACTTTTCGCCGTCGTTTTTTGAATTGTAATACATATCCCTACGGTCAGGATTTTGACCATAACTTTCTTTAGTGGGAAGTTTAGAATAATTTAGGGCAGCAATAGAACTTACGTACACAATTCGTTTTACGCCTGCTTCTGCTGCGGCTTCAACCATATTTCTTGTACCTTCAAGATTGACATCATAAATTTCTTTTTTAGGATCTTTCGCCCAAAGTTTAAAAACAGCGCCAACAGCATAAAATGTTTCCACGCCTTGTAAAGCTTTTATTAATGACTGTTTGTCGGAAATATCAGATTGTACCACCTCACAATCTAAACCAATAAAAGGCTCTTTGTTTTTGATGTTGCGAACCGAAGCCCTTACAGGAATGCCTTTACTGATAAGCAATCTTACCAAGTTGTTACCAAGATGTCCGTTTGCACCTGTTACCAATGCTAAATTTTTCTGTGCCATTTTTTTAATTTTTAGTAGGACACAAAGTTGGGTAATGCATTTTCAAATACACTTCGCAAATGTTACTTAATCATCTGCTTTCTAATTCTACTCAAACTTTTGGGGTTCATTCCTAAAAACGAAGCAATGTATTGAAGAGGAACATTGTGTACAATTTCAGGATAATTGTCAGTTAACTTTTTATAACGCTGTTCAGCCGTTAAGGTTGCTAAATCTTTTGACCGGTTTTCGTTGTATGTAATAGATTGTTGAAACACCCAAATGCTAAAATCTTTAAATGCTAAACTATTTTGAATAAGAAAGTCCAAATCAATTTTTGTAATTCTCAAAAGTTCACATGCTGTAATGCATTCTACATTTTCAATAGATTTTGTTTGGCTAGTAAAATTGGTGTAGGAAGTCAAAAATCCAGGTGGGCAATTGATATGCGTTGTAACTTCATCACCTAAATCGTTGTAATAAAACAATCGCATAAAACCTGATACAACAAAATAAAGATATTTAGGAATTTTGTCTTCGTGTTCAATAATTCGATTTTTAGGAAATAACACGGGCTCAAAATACTTTTTGCATAATTCTTTGTCGTTGTCAGTAAGTACAACTTTTAGACTGATCAGATTTGATAATTGGTCGTGCATTTTTTAATATTAGGATTTCTGTATACTATTTAATCTACGTTTGGCAGCTTGGCGATGTGGCAAATAAGAAAGCTTAAACCCTCCGTATTGCCAAACTGCGGCTAGCGGTCGTTATTGTTTGGCCACTCTTTGACAGGTTCTATCCAATCATCTAATGCTTTAAACAAAAAACCGTGTTTTAATTTTGTATTTAATTCAATTTCTTTATAATAAACTTGTCTAATAAACCTTCAAAATCCAATCAATTTAAGAATTGTTCTCTATATTCTGTTGGGGTTAAGCCTACTTCTTTCTTAAATAGCCTTGAAAAATAAGGAGGATTCTCAAATCCCAGTTGATAAGCAGTTTCAGAAACAGTATTGTCTGTACTTATCAGTAAGTTTTTAGCTTCCGTAATCAAGGAAATATGAATATGATCTAATGCTGTCTTTCCTGTTTCCTGTTTTAGAAGATCACTTAAATATCTTGTGGATAGAGATAATTCTGATGCCATATAAGTAACTGTTGGCAGTCCTTCTTTTTGAAGTTTACCACTCTCAAAATATGATTTTAAAATTTGAGTAAACTTAGTGATTATTGTTCCTGACAACGAAGTTCTATTTAAAAATTGTCTTTTATAATAGCGCTGGGAATATTTTAAAATTGAATCAATATGGGTCAGCATAATATCTTTGCTGAAATCGTCCTGATTATTGTAATATTCCAATTTTATTTTTTTAAAGAGATCCCAAATCGTGTCTTCTTCTTTGGGAGATAAATGCAGAGCTTCATTAACTTCATAATCAAAAAAACCATACTTTTTAATTTCTGAATAAAGATTTGTATTCATCAGAAAATCTTCGTGAATGTAGATCATAAAGCCCTTTTCAGTCACCTCAATATCACTCATCGTAATTTTTTGTCCCGGTTTCACAAAAGCCATAGAACCATTATTATGATCATACTTTGTTTTCCCATAAAGAATGGTACCAGATTTTATTTTTTTTAAGGCAATTTTATAAAAGTCCATTGTAAATTCTGTTTCTGCAAATGTGCAGCCTTTTAATTCTTCAAAAGTTACTAAACCCAGCAAAGGATTTTCAGGCGGTGGAAATCCATTCGAGGTATACAGATCGCTAATTGTTTTGTAATTGATCATTTGAAAACTGTTTATAAAATATAAATTTACGTTTTTGTAAGATTATTTTAAATTGGTTCCTTAGATTTCTTCAAGATAAGTAACGTTCGGTTCAACCATCAGTTTTCCATTTAGAAATGCAAAAAATTGTGTTACATAATCTTGCTCAAGATGCCAGTCATAAGTCTGTTTCGAAGTATAAACAGCAAAAATAATGATGGTATTTGGATCTTTTACTTTTCTCATCAGTATAAAATTTTCACAACCCTCCTCATTCAGTATGTGAATTCTTGTTTCCTTGGCTAGCGGCAGAACTTCATTAATATATTCAGATTGGATTTTAAGAACAGCATAAGTTATAATTTTATTTACCATTTTTTCTTATTTAATACTTTTTAAGATTGAGCTCTCAAACATCTTAGGTGCAAATTGCTGTAAGAAAACAATCATACTAGACATTTTCCCAACAGGATTGCTGAATTTAGGTTCTTTGGTTTCTATTAATTTTGAAATAGCATTTACAACAACTGCTGGAGACTGAGCTTCATCTAATCCTTTCTGAGTTGCCACATTCACTTTTTTTCTGTAATGGTTATAATCTTCAATATTTCCTACTGACGAAACAGCATTATGTCCAAGATTTGTTTTGAACCACACTGGTTCAACCACACTTACTTTAATGTTAAATTGATGCAATTCAAAACGTAATGATTTGAAATATCCTTCTATTGCATGCTTAGAAGCAGAATAGTATGATAAATTCGGAGGTCCTATCAATCCAACAATAGAACTTACGGTAATGATCTGCCCGGATTTTTGTTTTCTTAAATACGGTAACAAGATATTAGTTAATTTAACTGTTCCCCAAAAGTTGGTTTCAAACTGTTGTCTTGCAATTTCTATGGGCGTCTCCTCTGCAATTCCTGTTACCATAAATCCAGCATTATTAACGAGAACATCCAAACGTTCTATTTCATTGAATAGCTTTTGACTAAAGGTGTTTATTGATTTATCATTATCAAGATCTAACGGTAAAAGTTTAAAAGGCACATTGTATTTTTGTGGATCTCTACTGGTTCCAATCACTTTAAAACCTTTCTTATGAAGATCATTTGCCAACACTAATCCAAAGCCAGATGATGCTCCGGTTATTAAAATTGTCTTGCTCATATTTTTTAATTTTTCGTTATTATTAATGAGGCAAAGTTAAATTGATCGTGTCTGCTGCTTGTTATACAAAAGTGGGTAGATATGATACATTTCTACGTTGATTAAATCACAAAAAATATAAATATTAGAAAGTACCTAAGATTCATTTTTAAATTTATTTAAAGATCACTATTGAGGTTATATCAAAAACCATTAATCTTTCAATAAAAAGCCCCTATTTGAAATGCCTGACAAATTTTATGTAGAACAAAAACTTAAATGCCTTAAAAAGATTTATTTCAGGAATATTGTAAGAAACAAGATAAACAAGAATGTGGAAAGAATAAGAAATAGCTGATAATATTTATAATATGCTTGCCATAATTATTTATATTAAATATATTTACAAATATAAAAATTTATTAAATATATAAGATAGTAAATTTTAAAATTAAGACGGCTTTATTCCTCGGAATACATGAAAAGTACTAGTACGAAAATGTAACAATAAATTTCATTGTACATGAAATTTTTCATAAAATTTAAAACAATAACCATATGAAAAAACACATTTTTAGCTTACTAGCTGTGATCAATTCACTATTTTCATTCTCTCAGATTGGAATTAATACTCCAACACCTCAAAAAACACTGCACGTAAACGGCTCTTTACAGGTAACTCGTGAATTAAATCTTGGAGGAGATGACGCTACAGAAGGAAACGCCGGAAACAAAGGCCAAATACTTACCTCTAATGGCTCTGGTCAAGTCCCCAACTGGACTGATCCTAATACTTCAGCTGGAAGTATGACATTTTCCGGTTTGGGAGAAAGGACAACCTTAAGTAATATTATCCAGCCTAGCGTCACAGTCTATGTTCCGTATGAAACCATTCCATTGATATCTGCAAATTTGATGTATGAGACGTCTACCAATTCATTTGTGGTTTTAAAAGCAGGATATTATCAATGTATGGCATTTATTCGATTTGATTTTCTTTCTTCACCAACAGGGGCTGCAAATACTGGTATCTTTATTGTTAGAAATGATTTTCCCAACGTGATTGGTGCTGTAACTTCTAGTGTTATAAGTGGTCAAACCGGATTATATAGCAACTTAGCGGGAATAGGTTATTTTAATGTAGGAGATAAGATTAAAACAGCTATAATCGTTGGAGGTAAGGAATGGAAATACGATGTTGGTAACTTGAGTATTACACGCATAAATTAACCTTATTTTACAACAGCATGTAACTTTTAATGTTATTAATTAAAGCTTAATTCTATTTCAAAAAAACAAGAGCATTTCAAAAATAAAGGCTCTTGTTTTTTATTTGAAAGAATATCTTATACTATATTAGAAATTTAAGCTTAGTTGAAAAAAAATATTTAATACAGCTACAAATTAATGACTCTATTTTAAATCTATTAAAATTATATTTGTAATTTAAATCATATACTTTACTAAGATGGAATTTGAAATTGTCTACACAAAGTCTATCGACAATCTATTTAAGAAAAGCCCTAAAAAGAATGGCTTTTATAGTGTTTTGCTTTGTTTGAAAGGTAGTTTATCAATAAAAATAGGCTATCATAGTTTTGAACTACGTTCCAACATGATATCTATTTTAGCTCCCGATATGATTTTTTCAACGGCTCAACCCTCAGATAATTTTGAAATAATTCAACTAATTTTTCCTAAATCTTTTTTGCAAAAAATCTTTCTTAAAGAGGAAATCATCAATGAACTATTGGAACTGAACACTGATTATCCGCCCGTATTTATGTTGGAAGAATCTTTTGGTCACGTTTTACAAAAATTCAATCAAATCGGCGAGGAACTTGAAAGAAAATCTGCTTATCATCTAGATATTATCCGGTTAATCACAGTAGAAATTTTGTACGAATATAACCGTGCTTGTGAGTACTGTTTACTCGGTTTCCGAAAAAACATGAACCGCAACTATCAACTTACCTACCAGTTCAAAAAATTAGTAGATGAGCACTTTTTAATGTGGAGGTCAATTGGTAATTATGCAGATCATCTGGGTATTACGGCAAAGCATTTAACCGAAGTTGTCAAAATAGAAACAGGGCATACAGCATTGCAAATTCTTCATGAGCGATTACTGTTAGAAAGTCAGTATTTACTAAAGCATACGGCAAACTCTATAAAAGAATGTGCATATCTCTTAGGATTTGATACACCTTCTTATTTCACCCGGTTTTTTAAAACGCAGATGGAAATTTCTCCTCACGAGTATAGAGACCAAGAACAATAGGTGATTTTATATCAAGTCAATGAAGATAAATTCTACTTCTCAATCGTCATACCTATCGCCCATTAAACAATTGTTATAATATCTTTTTTTATCAAACATCAAGGGGGAGAAAGAACGAAATGTCCATAATCCGAAAATAATGAAATAGATTCCGAAGAATTGGGATGGTGTAAATGTGTCTGTATTTCGAAATTTGTCATCATCAATTAAAATCGAAATGAGTACGATCAATCAAACAACATCTCTTTCTGAAACGGCCAGTTGGAAAGCTTTGTTTATCGGCGGTAATGGAATAAAAGCGATTGCTTTAGCATTGGGAGTTATGCTACATGCTACAAATATATATTTGGCAACAACGGTCATGCCTTCTATTATAGAAGAAATTGGTGGATTGGAGTATTATGCTTGGAATACCACTTTATTTGTGGTTGCCTCAATAATAGGATCTGTTATTTCCGCTAATAGACTTTCGTTATTAGGACCTCGAAAAGCATATCAGACTGCTATTATTCTATTTTTCTTAGGGTCATTATGCTGCGCTTTTGCACCAAGTATGTACATCTTGCTGATGGGCAGGTTTATACAGGGGCTTGGAGGCGGGTTGCTCTTTGCCTTGTCATACGCTATGGTTCGTATCGTTTTCGATAAAAGATTATGGTCTAGGGCTATGGCCTTAATCTCAGGAATGTGGGGGATTGCCGCTTTCTCTGGACCTTTTATCGGCGGTATTTTTGCGGAAAATGATCAATGGCGCTGGGCATTTGGTAGCCTTTTGGTCATATGTATCCTTATATTTATTATCAGTAGCATAATTCTTCCTGTTCATAAAAGTAAAAACAATGCCCCATTAATACCGTATTTAAAACTAGTATTGCTTGTTCTGGCTGTCTTATCTGTTTCTATAGGAAGTATTTTAGAAAATATCATTGCTAATGTCTCAGGGGTCATTCTTGCCTTACTACTGTTATATATATTAATGGTAGCAGAGAAAAAAAATAGTGTGCGTCTTTTGCCTACCGGTGCATACAAACTCTCCTCTCCATTAGGTACTACCTATGCAATTATGACATTGCTGACAATTGCCACATCAATTGAAATTTTCGTTCCTTACTTTGCACAGATCATTAACGGATTTTCGCCTTTGAAATCAGGGTATCTCACCGTTTTAATTGCATTTGGATGGACCTTTTCTTCTCTTCTGTTCTCTGGTGTAAAAACTAGTTCTGTTGCTAAAATCATTCGCTTTGGCGCGGTATTTATGTTGGTCGGTTTAGTAGGGCTAACTTGGATTGCCGGTACAAATAATCATTCTACGTCATTATTTTTGATTTTGAATTGTCTATTTCTCTTTTTGATAGGCGTAGGAATTGGAATGGGCTGGCCTCATTTATTAACGAGTGTATTTTCAATGGCACCCAAAGGAGAAGAAGAGTTAGCGTCTGCTTCGGTCACCACTGTTCAATTAATGGCAACTGCTTTCGGAGCTGCTATAGCGGGGTTGGTTTCCAATATGGGAGGTATAACCGAACCCGGCGGTATAATAGGAGCACAAAATGCATCTTTGCTGTTATATGGTGTCTTTTCTATTGCTCCACTGTTAGCAATAGCGCTACTATTGAAAAAAAATAAGTAACAAATTAAAAATTTAAGATATGATAAGAGGACTTTATGAAACGCATATTCAAGTGAGTGATTTGAAAAAATCAGTTGAATTTTATACCCAGGTTTTAGGATTAAAATTTGCGCATTATGATGTAAACAGACCCATAGCTTTTTTATGGATCGGAGATGATAAGAAAGCTATGCTTGGCTTGTGGGAGCAAAAAGAAAATTTACAAAAACGACATTTTGCTTTTAGCTGTGATCAAGATTTTATACTGAATTCTGCTGAAGGATTTTTAAGCGATCGTGATTTAAAACCCTATAATTTCCTGAAAAATAAATCTGAAAAACCAATGGTGTTTAGCTGGATGCCTGCACTTGCTATTTATTTTGATGATAGAGATGGCAATCAATTAGAATTTATTTCTATTCTGGAAGGAGAAAGTCAGCCAGAATTAGGCGTAATTACCTACCAGGAATGGCTTGAATTGAAAAAGTAATTAGAGTTTGCTAAGAAATCAAATTGATTTTGATAATCAAAGAATTGTTACAATATTTTATTGAATAAATTTGGAACACGGCAAATTAATGCTATAAATCAACTGTCAACTCAATGAGCAACAGCGATGAAAATAAAATACATATAGACCAAATGTGGAGATTGTTCGTGGGATATTTTAACGACAATGTTTTACATCGGTACTATACTTTACAAATTGGTGTTGCTTTAAAGCAAAATTTTGAAATAAGCCTTGCAACATTTATATTATTGTAAGGCTTTATTTTCGTATTTAAATAATTGATATTAAATCTGATGCTATTTTTAGAAAACATTTTACATATCTCTAATTTCTTCCTAGGATTAATACTAAATCCTTTGTGAAAATTGAATTCACCCTGTGTAATCGATTTACAAAAGTAGAAGCTCTCTGTGGATTTTTACCATATACATTTTTCACCCGTTAGTACTTGTTGGAGTCATACTGGCTGTAAGAAACTGGTCGATTGAGCCCTGCATAAAACATCTGGTTGTAATGCCATTAATAGTATTAAAAAGCTTTGTGTTTGGAACACTTATTT harbors:
- a CDS encoding NAD-dependent epimerase/dehydratase family protein — encoded protein: MAQKNLALVTGANGHLGNNLVRLLISKGIPVRASVRNIKNKEPFIGLDCEVVQSDISDKQSLIKALQGVETFYAVGAVFKLWAKDPKKEIYDVNLEGTRNMVEAAAEAGVKRIVYVSSIAALNYSKLPTKESYGQNPDRRDMYYNSKNDGEKLAFELAQKHNIELVAVLPSAMIGSTAFKPLSVSYNIISLIIEKQIPVETNITLNWIDVKDVAEGCYLAATKGKNGERYILANEKCTSIKATTQIAQELFPDLKIKLPVAVPKPILFIIAWFMEIGSKISGKAPLLSTKDIAMFSGLQQDFDITKARTELGFNPKNSIQAVKEAMIYLQENKNHLN
- a CDS encoding VOC family protein, encoding MIRGLYETHIQVSDLKKSVEFYTQVLGLKFAHYDVNRPIAFLWIGDDKKAMLGLWEQKENLQKRHFAFSCDQDFILNSAEGFLSDRDLKPYNFLKNKSEKPMVFSWMPALAIYFDDRDGNQLEFISILEGESQPELGVITYQEWLELKK
- a CDS encoding Crp/Fnr family transcriptional regulator — translated: MHDQLSNLISLKVVLTDNDKELCKKYFEPVLFPKNRIIEHEDKIPKYLYFVVSGFMRLFYYNDLGDEVTTHINCPPGFLTSYTNFTSQTKSIENVECITACELLRITKIDLDFLIQNSLAFKDFSIWVFQQSITYNENRSKDLATLTAEQRYKKLTDNYPEIVHNVPLQYIASFLGMNPKSLSRIRKQMIK
- a CDS encoding helix-turn-helix domain-containing protein, which translates into the protein MINYKTISDLYTSNGFPPPENPLLGLVTFEELKGCTFAETEFTMDFYKIALKKIKSGTILYGKTKYDHNNGSMAFVKPGQKITMSDIEVTEKGFMIYIHEDFLMNTNLYSEIKKYGFFDYEVNEALHLSPKEEDTIWDLFKKIKLEYYNNQDDFSKDIMLTHIDSILKYSQRYYKRQFLNRTSLSGTIITKFTQILKSYFESGKLQKEGLPTVTYMASELSLSTRYLSDLLKQETGKTALDHIHISLITEAKNLLISTDNTVSETAYQLGFENPPYFSRLFKKEVGLTPTEYREQFLN
- a CDS encoding SDR family NAD(P)-dependent oxidoreductase, translating into MSKTILITGASSGFGLVLANDLHKKGFKVIGTSRDPQKYNVPFKLLPLDLDNDKSINTFSQKLFNEIERLDVLVNNAGFMVTGIAEETPIEIARQQFETNFWGTVKLTNILLPYLRKQKSGQIITVSSIVGLIGPPNLSYYSASKHAIEGYFKSLRFELHQFNIKVSVVEPVWFKTNLGHNAVSSVGNIEDYNHYRKKVNVATQKGLDEAQSPAVVVNAISKLIETKEPKFSNPVGKMSSMIVFLQQFAPKMFESSILKSIK
- a CDS encoding putative quinol monooxygenase, with the translated sequence MVNKIITYAVLKIQSEYINEVLPLAKETRIHILNEEGCENFILMRKVKDPNTIIIFAVYTSKQTYDWHLEQDYVTQFFAFLNGKLMVEPNVTYLEEI
- a CDS encoding MFS transporter; this translates as MSTINQTTSLSETASWKALFIGGNGIKAIALALGVMLHATNIYLATTVMPSIIEEIGGLEYYAWNTTLFVVASIIGSVISANRLSLLGPRKAYQTAIILFFLGSLCCAFAPSMYILLMGRFIQGLGGGLLFALSYAMVRIVFDKRLWSRAMALISGMWGIAAFSGPFIGGIFAENDQWRWAFGSLLVICILIFIISSIILPVHKSKNNAPLIPYLKLVLLVLAVLSVSIGSILENIIANVSGVILALLLLYILMVAEKKNSVRLLPTGAYKLSSPLGTTYAIMTLLTIATSIEIFVPYFAQIINGFSPLKSGYLTVLIAFGWTFSSLLFSGVKTSSVAKIIRFGAVFMLVGLVGLTWIAGTNNHSTSLFLILNCLFLFLIGVGIGMGWPHLLTSVFSMAPKGEEELASASVTTVQLMATAFGAAIAGLVSNMGGITEPGGIIGAQNASLLLYGVFSIAPLLAIALLLKKNK
- a CDS encoding helix-turn-helix domain-containing protein codes for the protein MEFEIVYTKSIDNLFKKSPKKNGFYSVLLCLKGSLSIKIGYHSFELRSNMISILAPDMIFSTAQPSDNFEIIQLIFPKSFLQKIFLKEEIINELLELNTDYPPVFMLEESFGHVLQKFNQIGEELERKSAYHLDIIRLITVEILYEYNRACEYCLLGFRKNMNRNYQLTYQFKKLVDEHFLMWRSIGNYADHLGITAKHLTEVVKIETGHTALQILHERLLLESQYLLKHTANSIKECAYLLGFDTPSYFTRFFKTQMEISPHEYRDQEQ